One genomic region from Pongo abelii isolate AG06213 chromosome 4, NHGRI_mPonAbe1-v2.0_pri, whole genome shotgun sequence encodes:
- the TARS1 gene encoding threonine--tRNA ligase 1, cytoplasmic isoform X1 translates to MFEEKASSPSGKMGGEEKPIGAGEEKQKEGGKKKNKEGSGDGGRAELNPWPEYIYTRLEMYNILKAEHDSILAEKAEKDSKPIKVTLPDGKQVDAESWKTTPYQIACGISQGLADNTIIAKVNNVVWDLDRPLEEDCTLELLKFEDEEAQAVYWHSSAHIMGEAMERVYGGCLCYGPPIENGFYYDMYLEEGGVSSNDFSSLEALCKKIIKEKQAFERLEVKKETLLAMFKYNKFKCRILNEKVNTLTTTVYRCGPLIDLCRGPHVRHTGKIKALKIHKNSSTYWEGKADMETLQRIYGISFPDPKMLKEWEKFQEEAKNRDHRKIGRDQELYFFHELSPGSCFFLPKGAYIYNALIEFIRSEYRKRGFQEVVTPNIFNSRLWMTSGHWQHYSENMFSFEVEKELFALKPMNCPGHCLMFDHRPRSWRELPLRLADFGVLHRNELSGALTGLTRVRRFQQDDAHIFCAMEQIEDEIKGCLDFLRTVYSVFGFSFKLNLSTRPEKFLGDIEVWDQAEKQLENSLNEFGEKWELNSGDGAFYGPKIDIQIKDAIGRYHQCATIQLDFQLPIRFNLTYVSHDGDDKKKPVIVHRAILGSVERMIAILTENYGGKWPFWLSPRQVMVVPVGPTCDEYAQKVRQQFHDAKFMADIDLDPGCTLNKKIRNAQLAQYNFILVVGEKEKISGTVNIRTRDNKVHGECTISETIERLQQLKESRSKQAEEEF, encoded by the exons ATGTTTGAGGAGAAGGCCAGCAGTCCTTCAGGGAAGATGGGAGGCGAAGAGAAGCCG ATTGGTGCTGGTGAAGAGAAGCAAAAGGAAGGAggcaaaaagaagaacaaagaaggaTCTGGAGATGGAGGTCGAGCTGAG TTGAATCCTTGGCCTGAATATATTTACACACGTCTTGAGATGTATAATATACTAAAAGCAGAACATGATTCCATTCTggcagaaaaggcagaaaaagatagCAAGCCAATTAAAGTCACTTTGCCTGATGGTAAACAGGTTGATGCGGAATCTTGGAAAACTACACCATATCAAATTGCCTGTGGAATTAG tcaaggcCTGGCCGACAACACCATTATTGCTAAAGTAAATAATGTTGTGTGGGACCTGGACCGCCCTCTGGAAGAAGATTGTACCTTGGAGCTTCTCAAGTTTGAGGATGAGGAAGCTCAGGCA gTGTATTGGCACTCTAGTGCTCACATAATGGGTGAAGCCATGGAGAGAGTCTATGGTGGATGTTTATGCTACGGTCCGCCAATAGAAAATGGATTCTATTATGACATGTACCTCGAAGAAGG GGGTGTGTCTAGCAATGATttttcttctctggaggctttgtgtaagaaaatcattaaagaaaaacaagcttTCGAAAGACTGGAAGTTAAGAAAGAAACTTTACTGGCAATGTTTAAG TACAACAAGTTCAAATGCCGGATATTGAATGAAAAGGTGAATACTCTAACTACCACAGTCTATAG gTGTGGCCCTTTGATAGATCTCTGCCGGGGTCCGCATGTTAGACACACGGGCAAAATTAAggctttaaaaatacacaaa AATTCCTCCACATACTGGGAAGGCAAAGCAGATATGGAGACTCTCCAGAGAATTTATGGCATTTCATTCCCAGATCCTAAAATGTTGAAAGAGTGGGAGAAGTTCCAAGAGGAAGCTAAAAACCGAGATCATAGGAAAATTGGCAGG GACCAAGAACTGTATTTCTTTCATGAACTCAGCCCTGGAAGTTGCTTTTTTCTGCCAAAAGGAGCCTACATTTATAATGCACTTATTGAATTCATTAGG AGCGAATATAGGAAAAGAGGATTCCAGGAGGTAGTCACCCCAAACATCTTCAACAGCCGACTCTGGATGACCTCGGGCCACTGGCAGCACTACAGTGAGAACATGTTCTCCTTTGAGGTGGAGAAGGAGCTGTTTGCCCTGAAACCCATGAACTGCCCAGGACACTG ccTTATGTTTGATCATCGGCCAAGGTCCTGGCGAGAACTGCCTCTGCGGCTAGCTGATTTTGGGGTACTTCATAGGAACGAGCTGTCTGGAGCACTCACGGGACTCACCCGGGTACGAAGATTCCAACAGGATGATGCTCACATATTCTGTGCCATGGAGCAG attgaagatgaaataaaaggtTGTTTGGATTTTCTACGTACGGTATATAGcgtatttggattttcttttaaactaaACCTTTCTACTCGCCCGGAAAAATTCCTTGGAGATATCGAAGTGTGGGATCAAGCTGAGAAA CAACTTGAAAACAGTCTGAATGAATTTGGTGAAAAGTGGGAGTTAAACTCTGGAGATGGAGCTTTCTATGGCCCAAAG ATTGACATACAGATTAAAGATGCGATTGGGCGGTACCACCAGTGTGCAACCATCCAGCTGGATTTTCAGTTGCCCATCAGATTTAATCTTACTTATGTAAG ccatgatggtgatgataagaaAAAGCCAGTGATTGTTCATCGAGCCATCTTGGGATCAGTGGAAAGAATGATTGCTATCCTCACGGAAAACTATGGGGGCAAATG GCCCTTTTGGCTGTCCCCTCGCCAGGTAATGGTAGTTCCAGTGGGACCAACCTGTGATGAATATGCCCAAAAG GTACGACAACAATTCCACGATGCCAAATTCATGGCAGACATTGATCTGGATCCAGGCTGTACATTGAATAAAAAGATTCGAAATGCACAGTTAGCACAGTATAACTTCATTTTAG ttgttggtgaaaaagagaaaatcagtgGCACTGTTAATATCCGCACAAGAGACAATAAGGTCCACGGGGAATGCACCATTTCTGAAACTATCGAGCGGCTACAGCAGCTCAAAGAGTCCCGCAGCAAACAGGCAGAAGaagaattttaa
- the TARS1 gene encoding threonine--tRNA ligase 1, cytoplasmic isoform X2 — protein sequence MFEEKASSPSGKMGGEEKPIGAGEEKQKEGGKKKNKEGSGDGGRAELNPWPEYIYTRLEMYNILKAEHDSILAEKAEKDSKPIKVTLPDGKQVDAESWKTTPYQIACGISHTASCINLSSLASLLASVAIPSSGMLWPPLFFLQGLADNTIIAKVNNVVWDLDRPLEEDCTLELLKFEDEEAQAVYWHSSAHIMGEAMERVYGGCLCYGPPIENGFYYDMYLEEGGVSSNDFSSLEALCKKIIKEKQAFERLEVKKETLLAMFKYNKFKCRILNEKVNTLTTTVYRCGPLIDLCRGPHVRHTGKIKALKIHKNSSTYWEGKADMETLQRIYGISFPDPKMLKEWEKFQEEAKNRDHRKIGRDQELYFFHELSPGSCFFLPKGAYIYNALIEFIRSEYRKRGFQEVVTPNIFNSRLWMTSGHWQHYSENMFSFEVEKELFALKPMNCPGHCLMFDHRPRSWRELPLRLADFGVLHRNELSGALTGLTRVRRFQQDDAHIFCAMEQIEDEIKGCLDFLRTVYSVFGFSFKLNLSTRPEKFLGDIEVWDQAEKQLENSLNEFGEKWELNSGDGAFYGPKIDIQIKDAIGRYHQCATIQLDFQLPIRFNLTYVSHDGDDKKKPVIVHRAILGSVERMIAILTENYGGKWPFWLSPRQVMVVPVGPTCDEYAQKVRQQFHDAKFMADIDLDPGCTLNKKIRNAQLAQYNFILVVGEKEKISGTVNIRTRDNKVHGECTISETIERLQQLKESRSKQAEEEF from the exons ATGTTTGAGGAGAAGGCCAGCAGTCCTTCAGGGAAGATGGGAGGCGAAGAGAAGCCG ATTGGTGCTGGTGAAGAGAAGCAAAAGGAAGGAggcaaaaagaagaacaaagaaggaTCTGGAGATGGAGGTCGAGCTGAG TTGAATCCTTGGCCTGAATATATTTACACACGTCTTGAGATGTATAATATACTAAAAGCAGAACATGATTCCATTCTggcagaaaaggcagaaaaagatagCAAGCCAATTAAAGTCACTTTGCCTGATGGTAAACAGGTTGATGCGGAATCTTGGAAAACTACACCATATCAAATTGCCTGTGGAATTAG TCACACAGCTTCCTGCATAAACCTTTCTTCACTTGCATCTCTGCTTGCGTCTGTGGCCATTCCCTCATCTGGAATGCTATGGCCTCCCCTTTTCTTCCT tcaaggcCTGGCCGACAACACCATTATTGCTAAAGTAAATAATGTTGTGTGGGACCTGGACCGCCCTCTGGAAGAAGATTGTACCTTGGAGCTTCTCAAGTTTGAGGATGAGGAAGCTCAGGCA gTGTATTGGCACTCTAGTGCTCACATAATGGGTGAAGCCATGGAGAGAGTCTATGGTGGATGTTTATGCTACGGTCCGCCAATAGAAAATGGATTCTATTATGACATGTACCTCGAAGAAGG GGGTGTGTCTAGCAATGATttttcttctctggaggctttgtgtaagaaaatcattaaagaaaaacaagcttTCGAAAGACTGGAAGTTAAGAAAGAAACTTTACTGGCAATGTTTAAG TACAACAAGTTCAAATGCCGGATATTGAATGAAAAGGTGAATACTCTAACTACCACAGTCTATAG gTGTGGCCCTTTGATAGATCTCTGCCGGGGTCCGCATGTTAGACACACGGGCAAAATTAAggctttaaaaatacacaaa AATTCCTCCACATACTGGGAAGGCAAAGCAGATATGGAGACTCTCCAGAGAATTTATGGCATTTCATTCCCAGATCCTAAAATGTTGAAAGAGTGGGAGAAGTTCCAAGAGGAAGCTAAAAACCGAGATCATAGGAAAATTGGCAGG GACCAAGAACTGTATTTCTTTCATGAACTCAGCCCTGGAAGTTGCTTTTTTCTGCCAAAAGGAGCCTACATTTATAATGCACTTATTGAATTCATTAGG AGCGAATATAGGAAAAGAGGATTCCAGGAGGTAGTCACCCCAAACATCTTCAACAGCCGACTCTGGATGACCTCGGGCCACTGGCAGCACTACAGTGAGAACATGTTCTCCTTTGAGGTGGAGAAGGAGCTGTTTGCCCTGAAACCCATGAACTGCCCAGGACACTG ccTTATGTTTGATCATCGGCCAAGGTCCTGGCGAGAACTGCCTCTGCGGCTAGCTGATTTTGGGGTACTTCATAGGAACGAGCTGTCTGGAGCACTCACGGGACTCACCCGGGTACGAAGATTCCAACAGGATGATGCTCACATATTCTGTGCCATGGAGCAG attgaagatgaaataaaaggtTGTTTGGATTTTCTACGTACGGTATATAGcgtatttggattttcttttaaactaaACCTTTCTACTCGCCCGGAAAAATTCCTTGGAGATATCGAAGTGTGGGATCAAGCTGAGAAA CAACTTGAAAACAGTCTGAATGAATTTGGTGAAAAGTGGGAGTTAAACTCTGGAGATGGAGCTTTCTATGGCCCAAAG ATTGACATACAGATTAAAGATGCGATTGGGCGGTACCACCAGTGTGCAACCATCCAGCTGGATTTTCAGTTGCCCATCAGATTTAATCTTACTTATGTAAG ccatgatggtgatgataagaaAAAGCCAGTGATTGTTCATCGAGCCATCTTGGGATCAGTGGAAAGAATGATTGCTATCCTCACGGAAAACTATGGGGGCAAATG GCCCTTTTGGCTGTCCCCTCGCCAGGTAATGGTAGTTCCAGTGGGACCAACCTGTGATGAATATGCCCAAAAG GTACGACAACAATTCCACGATGCCAAATTCATGGCAGACATTGATCTGGATCCAGGCTGTACATTGAATAAAAAGATTCGAAATGCACAGTTAGCACAGTATAACTTCATTTTAG ttgttggtgaaaaagagaaaatcagtgGCACTGTTAATATCCGCACAAGAGACAATAAGGTCCACGGGGAATGCACCATTTCTGAAACTATCGAGCGGCTACAGCAGCTCAAAGAGTCCCGCAGCAAACAGGCAGAAGaagaattttaa
- the TARS1 gene encoding threonine--tRNA ligase 1, cytoplasmic (The RefSeq protein has 4 substitutions compared to this genomic sequence) — translation MGEAMERVYGGCLCYGPPIENGFYYDMYLEEGGVSSNDFSSLEALCKKIIKEKQAFERLEVKKETLLAMFKYNKFKCRILNEKVNTPTTTVYRCGPLIDLCRGPHVRHTGKIKALKIHKNSSTYWEGKADMETLQRIYGISFPDPKMLKEWEKFQEEAKNRDHRKIGRDQELYFFHELSPGSCFFLPKGAYIYNALIEFIRSEYRKRGFQEVVTPNIFNSRLWMTSGHWQHYSENMFSFEVEKELFALKPMNCPGHCLMFDHRPRSWRELPLRLADFGVLHRNELSGALTGLTRVRRFQQDDAHIFCAMEQIEDEIKGCLDFLRTVYSVFGFSFKLNLSTRPEKFLGDIEVWDQAEKQLENSLNEFGEKWELNSGDGAFYGPKIDIQIKDAIGRYHQCATIQLDFQLPIRFNLTYVSHDGDDKKRPVIVHRAILGSVERMIAILTENYGGKWPFWLSPRQVMVVPVGPTCDEYAQKVRQQFHDAKFMADIDLDPGCTLNKKIRNAQLAQYNLILVVGEKEKISGTVNIRTRDNKVHGERTISETIERLQQLKESRSKQAEEEF, via the exons ATGGGTGAAGCCATGGAGAGAGTCTATGGTGGATGTTTATGCTACGGTCCGCCAATAGAAAATGGATTCTATTATGACATGTACCTCGAAGAAGG GGGTGTGTCTAGCAATGATttttcttctctggaggctttgtgtaagaaaatcattaaagaaaaacaagcttTCGAAAGACTGGAAGTTAAGAAAGAAACTTTACTGGCAATGTTTAAG TACAACAAGTTCAAATGCCGGATATTGAATGAAAAGGTGAATACTCTAACTACCACAGTCTATAG gTGTGGCCCTTTGATAGATCTCTGCCGGGGTCCGCATGTTAGACACACGGGCAAAATTAAggctttaaaaatacacaaa AATTCCTCCACATACTGGGAAGGCAAAGCAGATATGGAGACTCTCCAGAGAATTTATGGCATTTCATTCCCAGATCCTAAAATGTTGAAAGAGTGGGAGAAGTTCCAAGAGGAAGCTAAAAACCGAGATCATAGGAAAATTGGCAGG GACCAAGAACTGTATTTCTTTCATGAACTCAGCCCTGGAAGTTGCTTTTTTCTGCCAAAAGGAGCCTACATTTATAATGCACTTATTGAATTCATTAGG AGCGAATATAGGAAAAGAGGATTCCAGGAGGTAGTCACCCCAAACATCTTCAACAGCCGACTCTGGATGACCTCGGGCCACTGGCAGCACTACAGTGAGAACATGTTCTCCTTTGAGGTGGAGAAGGAGCTGTTTGCCCTGAAACCCATGAACTGCCCAGGACACTG ccTTATGTTTGATCATCGGCCAAGGTCCTGGCGAGAACTGCCTCTGCGGCTAGCTGATTTTGGGGTACTTCATAGGAACGAGCTGTCTGGAGCACTCACGGGACTCACCCGGGTACGAAGATTCCAACAGGATGATGCTCACATATTCTGTGCCATGGAGCAG attgaagatgaaataaaaggtTGTTTGGATTTTCTACGTACGGTATATAGcgtatttggattttcttttaaactaaACCTTTCTACTCGCCCGGAAAAATTCCTTGGAGATATCGAAGTGTGGGATCAAGCTGAGAAA CAACTTGAAAACAGTCTGAATGAATTTGGTGAAAAGTGGGAGTTAAACTCTGGAGATGGAGCTTTCTATGGCCCAAAG ATTGACATACAGATTAAAGATGCGATTGGGCGGTACCACCAGTGTGCAACCATCCAGCTGGATTTTCAGTTGCCCATCAGATTTAATCTTACTTATGTAAG ccatgatggtgatgataagaaAAAGCCAGTGATTGTTCATCGAGCCATCTTGGGATCAGTGGAAAGAATGATTGCTATCCTCACGGAAAACTATGGGGGCAAATG GCCCTTTTGGCTGTCCCCTCGCCAGGTAATGGTAGTTCCAGTGGGACCAACCTGTGATGAATATGCCCAAAAG GTACGACAACAATTCCACGATGCCAAATTCATGGCAGACATTGATCTGGATCCAGGCTGTACATTGAATAAAAAGATTCGAAATGCACAGTTAGCACAGTATAACTTCATTTTAG ttgttggtgaaaaagagaaaatcagtgGCACTGTTAATATCCGCACAAGAGACAATAAGGTCCACGGGGAATGCACCATTTCTGAAACTATCGAGCGGCTACAGCAGCTCAAAGAGTCCCGCAGCAAACAGGCAGAAGaagaattttaa